Proteins from a genomic interval of Candidatus Omnitrophota bacterium:
- the rlmB gene encoding 23S rRNA (guanosine(2251)-2'-O)-methyltransferase RlmB, translating into MRLFGKNPVIERLKADPKSIRRVLLELGHPDTAYVHKKCHQWGIPVASVPRSKIQKLAQSLNTQGVLAEIDEFPYQPFEDMLDTAWDKKQTLVFLDNLTDPQNLGGILRTCGSLGDFAVVLPTAESVSVTETVLRVACGGENYLSVARVSNLANAIEKAKKKGFWIIGTVAKDAKNITDVQMNFPAGLVLGSEDKGVRDVIRKKLDLEVMVPMKNERMSLNVAHAAAILSYEIIRQKKKQKDRPAHGNP; encoded by the coding sequence ATGAGACTTTTCGGAAAAAACCCCGTCATTGAACGGCTGAAGGCCGATCCCAAGAGCATCCGCCGCGTCCTTCTTGAACTGGGACATCCGGACACCGCGTATGTGCACAAGAAATGCCATCAGTGGGGCATTCCGGTCGCGTCGGTACCGCGCAGCAAGATCCAAAAACTGGCGCAGAGTTTGAATACCCAGGGGGTACTCGCCGAAATAGATGAATTCCCGTATCAGCCCTTTGAAGACATGCTGGATACGGCGTGGGACAAGAAACAGACCCTCGTTTTTTTGGACAATCTGACCGACCCGCAGAATCTGGGCGGCATCCTGCGCACCTGCGGTTCTCTGGGCGATTTCGCCGTTGTCCTGCCGACGGCGGAGTCCGTCAGCGTGACGGAGACGGTATTGCGGGTGGCCTGCGGCGGCGAGAATTATTTGTCGGTCGCGCGCGTTTCCAATCTGGCCAATGCCATTGAAAAGGCGAAGAAAAAAGGTTTTTGGATCATCGGTACTGTGGCCAAAGATGCCAAGAATATCACGGATGTTCAGATGAATTTCCCGGCGGGCCTTGTCCTTGGCTCCGAAGACAAAGGGGTGAGGGACGTCATCCGCAAGAAACTGGACCTGGAAGTGATGGTCCCCATGAAAAATGAACGCATGTCGCTCAACGTGGCCCACGCGGCCGCCATTTTGTCCTATGAGATCATCCGCCAAAAAAAGAAACAAAAAGACCGACCCGCACACGGCAACCCTTAA
- a CDS encoding glycoside hydrolase family 5 protein → MNILTTHGTAILDGQRPVMLKGVNFGGWLMMEAYFTHAPNFAEKVFKEHFSKVRGDKTLAQLERSFRANFITEADMKTVAGLGMNCVRLPFNGRLLERKPYQVDPAGFHYLDDAVRWARKYGVRLILDLHAAPGSQNHDWHSDSLGKAGLWTSNRNQKRVCALWEAVADRYKDEGAVAGYDLLNEAVVQDNGLLNRFYKSVIKTIRSVDRRHILFIEGNRWAQDIDMLEDFSDDNWAYSVHFYEPVEFTFHLNHFLKYPLISRAGRWDAGVMRRRMKAYLTQARSRQRPVYVGEFGVNAREGVYGEDIYLRDLLKVFNDCGFHWTYWTYKAVKNYMFPDGIYSYRPNTPWVNRQGPKSGWDTWAALWPKHQKDMIASWRTKTFTPNARVLAELKKAI, encoded by the coding sequence ATGAACATTTTAACGACACACGGCACGGCGATCCTTGATGGTCAGCGGCCCGTTATGCTTAAGGGCGTGAATTTCGGGGGATGGCTGATGATGGAAGCGTATTTCACGCATGCCCCGAATTTTGCCGAGAAGGTTTTTAAGGAACATTTTTCAAAAGTCCGCGGGGACAAAACCCTTGCGCAACTGGAACGGTCATTTCGCGCGAATTTCATCACCGAGGCAGACATGAAAACCGTGGCCGGCTTAGGCATGAATTGCGTGCGCCTGCCGTTCAATGGCCGTTTGCTTGAGCGAAAGCCTTATCAGGTTGATCCCGCGGGTTTTCATTATCTTGACGATGCCGTGCGCTGGGCCAGGAAATACGGCGTGCGCTTGATCCTGGATCTGCACGCGGCGCCGGGATCGCAGAATCACGACTGGCATTCGGACAGTTTGGGTAAAGCCGGGTTATGGACGTCCAACAGAAACCAAAAACGCGTGTGTGCTTTATGGGAAGCGGTGGCGGACCGTTATAAGGACGAAGGCGCGGTGGCCGGCTATGACCTGCTCAATGAGGCGGTTGTGCAGGACAATGGTCTTTTGAACCGTTTTTATAAAAGCGTCATCAAAACCATCCGTTCGGTGGACCGCAGGCACATTTTGTTCATTGAAGGCAATCGCTGGGCGCAGGACATCGACATGTTGGAGGATTTTTCCGACGACAATTGGGCTTACAGCGTCCATTTTTATGAGCCCGTGGAATTCACGTTCCATCTCAACCATTTCCTGAAATACCCGTTGATATCCAGGGCCGGAAGATGGGACGCGGGGGTGATGCGCCGCCGGATGAAGGCGTATTTGACCCAAGCGCGCTCCAGGCAAAGGCCGGTGTATGTCGGCGAGTTCGGGGTCAATGCCCGCGAAGGCGTTTACGGCGAGGACATTTATCTGCGCGACCTTTTGAAGGTGTTCAATGACTGCGGTTTCCACTGGACGTACTGGACCTATAAAGCGGTCAAAAATTATATGTTTCCCGACGGTATTTACAGTTACAGGCCTAATACTCCGTGGGTCAATCGCCAGGGGCCCAAGAGCGGCTGGGACACGTGGGCGGCCTTGTGGCCCAAGCATCAAAAGGACATGATCGCGTCCTGGCGGACAAAGACCTTCACGCCCAACGCGCGCGTCCTGGCCGAATTAAAAAAGGCCATTTGA
- a CDS encoding ATP-binding protein, with the protein MPSKAAHLSAQQQIFKVVFERSPAGITVTDQHERITAWNPMAEKMLGMGHKDLLNKPVQDLYTPDEWKRMRDLQIRKHGMLADIATKVIRKDGTMLDVNTSIAVLKDNDGHVVGAIGIMHDMSRQKMVEEQLMQAKLAAEQANIAKSVFLANMSHEVRTPMNAIIGMLDLTLDTALNDEQKDNLEVAKDAADNLLSLINDILDLSRAEAGKVVVEEIEINVPDIVKNVGKGLSVLARNKSIDLMWNVDAGIPRQLVGDPVRLRQVLVNLVNNAIKFTNKGQVQVNAKMESLTAKDCVVKFEVIDQGIGIPKKNLATIFDVFTEAHNTTARRYGGTGLGLAICKKIVEMMRGAIWVESTEGKGSMFYFTIIFGVNPDLICHPVHGQARGQAVVQDNLPDEIRHLRVLLAEDNVVNQRIAVKTLEKFGWSVHVAGDGQEVLDILNKQAFDVILMDDQMPLLTGAEATQVIRREEKQTGQHIPIIAMTANAMSGDRERYLAIGMDGYVSKPIDRQVLYQEVVHLVTQRLKE; encoded by the coding sequence ATGCCTTCTAAAGCCGCACATCTGTCCGCCCAGCAGCAAATATTCAAGGTTGTCTTTGAACGCTCTCCCGCCGGCATCACCGTCACCGACCAGCACGAGCGCATCACAGCCTGGAATCCCATGGCCGAGAAGATGCTCGGCATGGGCCACAAGGACCTTTTGAACAAACCTGTCCAGGACCTCTATACGCCAGACGAGTGGAAACGCATGCGTGACCTGCAGATCCGCAAGCACGGGATGCTGGCCGACATCGCCACCAAGGTCATCCGCAAGGACGGGACCATGCTGGACGTCAACACTTCGATCGCTGTGCTCAAGGACAATGACGGCCATGTCGTGGGCGCCATCGGCATCATGCATGACATGTCCCGCCAGAAGATGGTGGAAGAACAGTTGATGCAGGCCAAACTTGCCGCGGAACAGGCCAATATCGCCAAGAGTGTATTTTTGGCCAACATGTCCCATGAGGTGCGCACCCCCATGAACGCCATCATCGGTATGCTGGACCTGACATTGGACACCGCGCTCAACGATGAGCAAAAGGACAATCTGGAAGTGGCCAAGGATGCCGCGGACAATCTCTTGAGTTTGATCAATGATATTTTGGATCTTTCCCGGGCCGAAGCGGGCAAGGTCGTCGTCGAAGAAATTGAGATCAATGTGCCGGACATCGTCAAGAACGTCGGCAAGGGGCTTTCGGTGCTGGCGCGCAATAAGAGCATTGACCTGATGTGGAACGTTGATGCCGGCATCCCGCGGCAATTGGTCGGCGACCCGGTGCGTTTAAGGCAGGTTTTGGTCAATCTGGTCAATAATGCGATCAAATTCACCAACAAAGGCCAGGTGCAGGTCAACGCCAAAATGGAGTCCTTAACAGCCAAGGACTGTGTCGTCAAGTTTGAGGTCATAGACCAGGGCATCGGCATCCCTAAAAAGAATTTGGCCACGATTTTTGACGTGTTCACCGAAGCGCACAACACCACGGCCCGCCGTTATGGAGGCACGGGGCTGGGACTGGCGATCTGCAAAAAGATCGTCGAGATGATGCGCGGGGCCATTTGGGTCGAAAGCACCGAGGGCAAGGGGAGCATGTTTTATTTCACCATCATTTTTGGCGTCAACCCCGATCTCATATGCCACCCCGTGCATGGTCAGGCGCGCGGGCAGGCGGTTGTCCAGGACAATCTTCCCGATGAGATCAGGCATTTGCGCGTCCTTTTGGCGGAAGATAATGTGGTCAACCAGCGCATCGCGGTCAAGACGCTGGAAAAATTCGGCTGGTCGGTGCACGTCGCCGGTGACGGCCAGGAGGTTTTGGATATTCTCAACAAACAGGCCTTCGATGTCATTTTGATGGACGACCAGATGCCTCTGTTGACCGGGGCGGAAGCCACCCAGGTCATACGCCGCGAAGAAAAACAGACGGGACAGCATATTCCCATCATCGCCATGACCGCCAATGCCATGTCCGGCGACCGCGAAAGGTATCTGGCCATCGGCATGGACGGTTATGTGTCCAAGCCCATTGACCGCCAGGTCCTGTATCAAGAGGTTGTCCATCTCGTGACACAACGTTTGAAAGAATAG
- a CDS encoding HD domain-containing protein: MRSSAKKRNKKTDPHTATLNFFGEAGLLKRVHRSGWWVAGIENPETVAEHSFRCAVIAYYIAHCENADPFKAVTMALFNDIHEARINDLHKMGHYYINFRDAEKKAFADQIAVLDHRVRKALASLRLAYDAQSCRESLIARDADILECLLQAKEYVDNGYPAARTFFKSAPGHLKTKTARALWKKALRWDSHAWWQEVVKFER, translated from the coding sequence ATGAGATCATCCGCCAAAAAAAGAAACAAAAAGACCGACCCGCACACGGCAACCCTTAATTTCTTTGGGGAAGCGGGACTGCTCAAGCGCGTCCACCGCAGCGGCTGGTGGGTGGCAGGCATTGAGAATCCGGAAACCGTGGCCGAACATTCCTTCCGCTGCGCGGTCATCGCGTATTATATCGCCCATTGCGAGAATGCGGACCCTTTCAAGGCGGTGACCATGGCGCTTTTTAATGACATCCACGAGGCGCGCATCAATGACCTGCACAAGATGGGGCATTATTACATTAATTTCCGCGACGCCGAGAAAAAGGCCTTTGCCGACCAGATCGCGGTCCTGGACCACAGGGTCAGGAAAGCGCTGGCTTCCCTAAGGCTGGCGTATGACGCCCAATCCTGCCGTGAAAGCCTGATCGCGCGCGACGCCGACATCCTCGAATGCCTTTTGCAGGCCAAGGAGTACGTGGATAACGGCTACCCGGCCGCCCGCACGTTCTTTAAAAGCGCCCCCGGCCATCTCAAAACAAAGACCGCCCGCGCGCTGTGGAAAAAAGCCCTGCGCTGGGACAGCCACGCGTGGTGGCAGGAAGTTGTCAAGTTCGAACGATGA
- a CDS encoding glycosyltransferase family 2 protein: MKHRILVCPVAYNERVKIKNVIDRFLKSRAFGKTDYCIVDDGSDDGTSEVIAGFAPQGVRTVKHPGRSGVGAAIRTAIRYAQNNHYDVLVIMAGNDKDDPEEIPLVAGPVVEQGFDVVQGSRYLGKAGSSGDMPFYRKVATRLHPFIFSIFTGRKLTDTTNGFRAMRVAIFDDKRINLDQEWLNSYELEPYVLYKAITLGYKFKEVPVTKIYPPKNSGGYTKMKPFVSWWGILRPLFYLRLGVKT; this comes from the coding sequence ATGAAACATCGCATTCTGGTCTGTCCTGTTGCTTATAATGAGCGGGTGAAAATAAAGAACGTCATTGATCGTTTTTTGAAAAGCCGCGCTTTTGGCAAGACGGATTATTGCATCGTGGACGATGGTTCCGATGACGGCACCAGCGAAGTCATCGCCGGTTTTGCCCCGCAAGGGGTCAGGACGGTCAAACACCCCGGACGCAGCGGGGTGGGGGCGGCCATCCGCACGGCCATCCGTTACGCGCAAAATAATCACTACGACGTCCTGGTTATCATGGCCGGCAATGACAAGGACGATCCCGAGGAGATCCCGCTGGTGGCGGGCCCCGTCGTGGAGCAGGGTTTTGACGTGGTGCAGGGCTCAAGGTATCTGGGCAAGGCCGGTTCCAGCGGCGACATGCCGTTCTATCGCAAGGTCGCCACGCGTTTGCATCCGTTCATTTTTTCTATATTCACCGGACGAAAATTGACGGACACCACCAATGGTTTTCGTGCCATGCGGGTGGCGATCTTTGACGACAAACGGATCAACCTGGACCAGGAATGGCTCAATAGCTATGAACTGGAACCGTATGTGCTCTATAAAGCCATCACGTTAGGGTACAAATTCAAGGAAGTGCCCGTCACCAAAATTTATCCGCCCAAAAATTCAGGCGGCTATACCAAGATGAAGCCCTTTGTCAGTTGGTGGGGCATTTTAAGGCCGCTGTTCTATCTGCGTTTGGGAGTTAAAACATGA
- a CDS encoding response regulator, giving the protein MAIKVLIADDEEAILGIMANKVAAQDYAVVTARDGQEAWDKIVSESPDVIILDIVMPKMDGWSVLHKLRSEPPSKKWQPVIIVSALGEMDHVQKGLDLEADHYLTKPCRIEDVLKGIRLMVSLIPARNV; this is encoded by the coding sequence ATGGCCATCAAAGTCCTGATCGCCGACGACGAAGAAGCCATCCTTGGGATCATGGCTAATAAAGTGGCCGCGCAGGATTACGCGGTCGTGACCGCCCGCGACGGCCAGGAAGCGTGGGACAAGATCGTTTCCGAAAGCCCCGACGTGATCATCCTCGACATCGTCATGCCCAAAATGGACGGTTGGTCCGTCTTGCATAAACTGCGCTCTGAGCCCCCGTCGAAGAAATGGCAGCCCGTCATCATCGTTTCCGCTCTGGGGGAAATGGACCATGTGCAAAAAGGGCTGGATCTGGAAGCCGACCATTATTTGACCAAACCCTGCCGTATCGAGGATGTTCTCAAAGGCATACGTCTGATGGTATCGTTGATCCCGGCGAGAAACGTTTAG
- a CDS encoding RNA methyltransferase, protein MGTQYLISSTQNGLIKETAALREHKARQETGLTLIDGQRELERALQAGIKLVRVFFCPKLIQGKLNLKSLKSEGTECVEVTDHIFAKLAYGQRVEGVIGVARVPSQALNGLKLSENPLIVVVESVEKPGNLGAILRTCDGAGVDALLIGDAKTDLYNPNVIRASVGTIFTVAAAVDTNENIRAFLKTKGVKTLGTFPDAKDVYTKADLKGPLAVVLGTEDEGLSPFWQRHCDRKAHIPMAGQADSLNVSVTAAIVVYEALRQRA, encoded by the coding sequence ATGGGGACACAATACTTAATTTCCAGCACACAGAACGGCCTGATCAAAGAGACCGCGGCATTGCGCGAGCATAAGGCGCGCCAGGAAACAGGCCTGACGCTCATTGATGGTCAAAGAGAGTTGGAGCGGGCTTTGCAGGCAGGCATCAAGTTGGTGCGGGTATTTTTTTGTCCCAAACTGATCCAGGGCAAGCTGAACCTCAAGTCCCTTAAAAGCGAAGGGACCGAATGCGTTGAGGTCACGGACCATATTTTCGCAAAATTGGCGTATGGTCAAAGGGTGGAGGGCGTCATCGGCGTGGCCCGCGTGCCTTCTCAAGCATTGAACGGCCTGAAATTATCCGAAAACCCTTTGATCGTGGTTGTTGAATCCGTTGAGAAACCCGGTAATTTGGGCGCCATCCTGCGCACCTGCGACGGTGCCGGCGTGGACGCTTTGCTCATCGGCGATGCCAAGACCGACCTTTACAATCCTAATGTCATCCGCGCCAGCGTCGGCACCATATTCACCGTTGCTGCGGCCGTTGACACGAATGAAAACATCAGGGCTTTCTTAAAGACCAAGGGCGTTAAAACGCTCGGCACCTTTCCCGACGCCAAGGATGTTTATACCAAGGCGGACCTGAAAGGGCCTTTGGCTGTTGTTTTGGGCACGGAAGATGAAGGCCTAAGCCCTTTTTGGCAAAGGCATTGCGACAGGAAGGCCCATATCCCCATGGCCGGCCAGGCCGACTCACTGAATGTCTCCGTCACCGCCGCTATTGTCGTTTATGAGGCCTTAAGGCAGAGGGCTTAA
- a CDS encoding pseudouridine synthase, with protein sequence MRLQVFLSHNGVCSRRDAMVLVQSGRVKVNGLIVREPSFAVEAGDDIMADGQKVESKQYSYVMLNKPAGYVTSKEDPHADKTIMDLLPKELHHLVPVGRLDKESEGLLLLTNDGNLAHRLTHPKFHVDKTYTVRVGGELAREKKMRLEHGVVIEGEKTAPCCIRDVQYNGTDTEFRMMIHEGRKRQIRLMLKAVGSHVHYLKRVAVGDLKLGDLKTGAWRYLDPKEVKILR encoded by the coding sequence ATGCGCCTGCAGGTGTTTTTATCCCATAATGGTGTTTGTTCCCGCCGGGACGCGATGGTCCTTGTCCAGTCGGGCCGCGTGAAGGTCAACGGCCTCATCGTGCGCGAGCCGTCGTTCGCGGTTGAGGCCGGTGATGATATCATGGCCGACGGCCAAAAGGTCGAGTCCAAACAATATTCCTATGTCATGCTCAACAAGCCCGCCGGCTATGTCACCAGCAAGGAAGATCCGCACGCGGACAAAACCATCATGGACCTGCTTCCCAAAGAATTGCATCATCTTGTTCCTGTCGGCCGTCTGGACAAGGAGAGCGAAGGCCTGCTGTTATTGACCAATGACGGCAACCTGGCCCATCGCCTGACGCATCCGAAATTCCACGTGGATAAAACCTATACGGTGCGCGTCGGGGGCGAACTGGCCAGGGAAAAAAAGATGCGCCTGGAACACGGGGTGGTCATCGAGGGCGAAAAAACAGCCCCTTGCTGTATCCGCGACGTACAGTATAATGGCACGGATACGGAATTCCGGATGATGATCCACGAGGGCCGCAAACGCCAGATCCGGCTCATGCTCAAAGCCGTGGGCAGTCATGTTCATTACTTAAAACGCGTTGCCGTCGGAGATCTGAAGCTGGGAGACCTCAAGACCGGCGCCTGGAGATATTTGGACCCCAAGGAAGTGAAGATCCTGCGATGA
- a CDS encoding pyridoxal phosphate-dependent aminotransferase: MRAQGQDILDLTESNPTRCGFNYSPSILSAFNVPDNLTYDPASQGVPKARQAVAGYYAAKGLSVNVDDIVLTSSTSEAYAFLLRLLLNPGEKALVPRPSYPLFQFLLELNDVAYTQYPLVYDGAWRLDQQALEDAVDEKTRAVILVNPNNPTGSYVQKDELDFLNGLCLRHSLSLISDEVFMDYGWGPRAGVTLMGNARVPTFVLGGLSKTLGLPQMKMSWLAMSGPRDTIATAMGRLEIIADTFLSVNTPVQNAAPVWLADAGGVRDQVLRRVKDNWFWLNAHVPAGVKVLSAQGGWYAVLAIEGLTDEEAFVTGLLKDERVLAHPGYFFDFEASGYVVVSLLPTAEIFCQAAGRLLRYVHEQKT; this comes from the coding sequence ATGCGCGCGCAAGGTCAGGACATTTTGGATCTGACCGAGTCCAATCCGACCCGGTGCGGTTTCAATTATTCCCCGTCGATATTATCCGCGTTCAATGTTCCGGACAATTTGACCTATGACCCGGCCTCCCAGGGGGTTCCCAAGGCCCGGCAGGCGGTGGCCGGATATTACGCGGCCAAGGGTTTGTCCGTCAACGTGGATGATATTGTTCTCACCTCCAGCACGTCCGAGGCGTATGCGTTCCTTTTGCGGCTTTTGTTGAACCCCGGGGAGAAAGCCCTTGTCCCGCGGCCCAGTTATCCGTTATTCCAGTTTTTGCTGGAGCTCAATGATGTTGCCTATACCCAGTATCCTTTGGTCTACGATGGGGCGTGGCGTCTGGACCAACAGGCCCTTGAAGACGCGGTGGATGAGAAAACCCGCGCTGTCATTCTGGTCAATCCCAATAATCCGACGGGGTCCTATGTCCAAAAGGATGAACTGGATTTTTTGAACGGCCTGTGCCTGCGGCATTCCCTGTCTTTGATCTCCGACGAGGTTTTTATGGATTATGGGTGGGGGCCGCGGGCCGGCGTGACCTTGATGGGAAACGCGCGGGTGCCGACCTTTGTGCTGGGCGGATTGTCCAAGACATTGGGGCTGCCGCAGATGAAAATGTCCTGGCTGGCCATGTCCGGTCCACGGGACACCATCGCCACGGCCATGGGGCGTCTGGAGATCATCGCGGACACGTTTTTGTCCGTCAATACGCCCGTGCAGAATGCCGCGCCCGTCTGGCTGGCTGATGCCGGCGGCGTCCGGGACCAGGTGCTACGCAGAGTGAAAGACAACTGGTTCTGGCTTAATGCTCACGTTCCCGCCGGTGTCAAGGTATTGTCCGCCCAGGGCGGCTGGTATGCGGTGCTGGCCATTGAGGGCCTTACGGACGAGGAGGCCTTTGTCACCGGACTGCTCAAGGACGAACGCGTTCTGGCGCATCCCGGGTATTTTTTTGATTTTGAGGCCTCGGGATACGTTGTTGTGTCGCTTTTACCAACTGCGGAAATTTTTTGCCAGGCCGCCGGCCGTCTGTTAAGATATGTCCATGAACAAAAGACCTGA
- a CDS encoding Hpt domain-containing protein: protein MSDDAIDLPEALERVQDDKGFLVELLDVFQEDFLKKRAVLAEALTTRDIMKVMEVAHSMKGSSGNISAKGIYTICLELEKLAKTNSTDGMQDLARNIDVQFAGVQAFAAKLKKELGG, encoded by the coding sequence ATGAGCGATGATGCGATCGACCTGCCGGAAGCCCTGGAGCGGGTCCAGGATGACAAGGGTTTTCTGGTGGAATTGCTGGATGTTTTTCAGGAGGATTTCTTAAAAAAGCGGGCCGTTCTGGCAGAGGCCCTGACAACCAGGGATATCATGAAGGTCATGGAAGTCGCCCATTCCATGAAAGGTTCCTCGGGTAATATTTCAGCCAAAGGCATATACACCATATGCCTGGAGCTGGAAAAGCTCGCCAAAACCAACAGCACCGACGGTATGCAGGATCTGGCCAGGAACATCGATGTCCAGTTCGCGGGCGTTCAGGCGTTCGCCGCCAAGCTCAAAAAAGAGTTGGGCGGATGA
- a CDS encoding acyltransferase, with the protein MNYFKHEKALVHPKAVVGEGTRVWAFANILEGAVVGRQCNICDGCFVEGGAVLGDHVTLKNGVAVFNGITLGNDVFVGAHMVFINDRYPRSNRADAWTLEKTLVKKGAALGANATIMCGITIGEYAVVGAGSVVTKDVPAHSIVVGNPAKAAGHACCCGRKLSSDLRCSCGLKYETSHSGLSCCL; encoded by the coding sequence GGTCCATCCCAAGGCCGTGGTCGGTGAAGGCACACGCGTTTGGGCCTTTGCCAATATTCTGGAAGGGGCTGTGGTCGGCAGGCAATGCAACATTTGCGACGGTTGTTTTGTTGAAGGAGGCGCCGTCCTCGGCGACCACGTGACGCTTAAAAACGGTGTGGCGGTCTTTAACGGGATCACGCTCGGCAACGACGTGTTCGTCGGTGCCCATATGGTGTTCATCAATGACCGTTATCCGCGTTCCAACCGTGCCGATGCCTGGACGCTGGAAAAGACCCTGGTCAAGAAAGGGGCCGCCCTTGGCGCCAATGCCACCATCATGTGCGGCATCACCATCGGGGAATACGCGGTGGTGGGCGCGGGGAGTGTTGTGACCAAGGATGTGCCGGCGCACAGCATCGTTGTGGGCAATCCCGCCAAAGCCGCGGGCCACGCCTGCTGCTGCGGCCGTAAACTTTCTTCTGATCTGCGTTGTTCGTGCGGCCTGAAATATGAAACATCGCATTCTGGTCTGTCCTGTTGCTTATAA
- a CDS encoding M48 family metalloprotease, with amino-acid sequence MTRWLLSCFLLLTGCATYNTATERNEIILISTSSEVAMAHSIHSQISSQNKIISNTDETRRLERIGGRVARVSDRQDYQYHFYLIDSDEINAFTVPGGNIYFYTGLLRRLPSDDQVASVLAHEVGHCAAKHTVKKFQAALGYNVARNVLVNILALRAPGVQSVAGLGADAVMNLANSAYSRRDEYEADRLGIKYLYLAGFDLNGMIQAFDVLQEATKGDHSPLILRSHPFLKDRIVAVRKEIEAVGTKY; translated from the coding sequence ATGACCCGATGGCTTTTGTCCTGTTTTTTGCTGCTGACCGGCTGCGCCACCTACAATACCGCCACCGAGCGCAACGAGATCATTCTCATTTCCACCTCTTCCGAAGTGGCGATGGCCCACAGCATTCACAGTCAGATCTCTTCTCAAAATAAGATCATCAGTAATACCGACGAGACCAGGCGCCTGGAGCGCATTGGCGGGCGCGTGGCGCGCGTCAGCGACCGCCAGGATTACCAGTATCATTTCTACCTGATCGACAGCGACGAGATCAACGCCTTCACCGTGCCGGGCGGCAACATCTATTTTTATACGGGGCTTTTGCGCCGCCTGCCCTCGGACGACCAGGTCGCCTCGGTCCTCGCCCATGAGGTCGGTCATTGCGCGGCCAAACACACCGTCAAGAAATTCCAGGCCGCTTTGGGTTATAACGTCGCCCGCAATGTGCTGGTCAACATCCTTGCTTTAAGGGCGCCGGGGGTCCAGTCCGTGGCAGGATTGGGCGCGGATGCCGTCATGAACCTGGCCAACTCCGCCTACAGCCGACGGGACGAATATGAGGCGGACCGTTTGGGAATTAAATATCTGTATTTGGCCGGTTTTGATTTAAATGGTATGATACAGGCATTTGATGTCCTGCAGGAGGCGACCAAGGGCGATCACAGCCCTCTGATCCTCAGATCACATCCTTTTTTAAAGGACCGCATCGTGGCTGTGCGCAAAGAGATCGAGGCTGTCGGGACAAAATACTGA
- a CDS encoding cytidine/deoxycytidylate deaminase family protein produces MNKRPDWDEYFMKLAMLASERATCPRMHCGCVLVKAKNVIATGYNGSIPGDEHCDDAGCLLVDDHCVRTVHAEMNALIQAARRGHAVEGAGAYITNMPCTTCAKALITAGVKRVVVFSDYHKTMATEFFAKAGVIIDRVPMPDKMIDYDLKNYSSAR; encoded by the coding sequence ATGAACAAAAGACCTGACTGGGACGAATATTTCATGAAACTGGCGATGCTCGCTTCCGAGCGCGCCACATGCCCGCGCATGCATTGCGGATGCGTCCTGGTCAAGGCCAAGAACGTCATTGCCACCGGGTATAACGGGTCCATCCCCGGGGACGAACATTGCGACGACGCGGGGTGTCTGCTCGTGGATGACCATTGCGTGCGCACCGTGCATGCCGAAATGAACGCGCTGATCCAGGCGGCCAGGCGCGGCCATGCCGTTGAGGGAGCCGGCGCCTACATCACCAACATGCCTTGCACCACCTGCGCCAAGGCCTTGATCACCGCCGGCGTCAAGCGCGTCGTGGTTTTTTCCGATTACCATAAGACCATGGCCACGGAATTTTTTGCCAAGGCCGGGGTCATCATTGACCGCGTTCCCATGCCGGACAAAATGATCGATTATGACCTTAAAAATTATTCTTCCGCACGCTAG